The following are from one region of the Maribacter aquivivus genome:
- a CDS encoding translation initiation factor, protein MDLKDQLKNLFPEHESEETPVEKTADNPIWLQDDPIICKYEKRKGKPITILEGYTGADEDFKKLAKELKTKLSVGGSFKDGKIIIQGDYRDKIMTILKDKGFSVKRVGG, encoded by the coding sequence ATGGATCTTAAAGACCAGTTAAAAAATCTATTTCCAGAGCACGAATCAGAGGAAACTCCCGTTGAAAAAACAGCGGATAATCCTATTTGGCTTCAAGATGACCCTATCATTTGCAAGTACGAAAAACGAAAAGGCAAACCCATTACAATTCTTGAAGGGTACACTGGTGCCGATGAAGATTTTAAGAAATTAGCTAAAGAATTAAAGACGAAATTGAGTGTTGGTGGTAGTTTTAAAGATGGCAAAATTATAATTCAGGGAGATTACAGAGACAAAATCATGACCATATTAAAAGACAAAGGTTTCTCTGTCAAACGTGTAGGTGGATAA
- a CDS encoding isopenicillin N synthase family dioxygenase: MSLVPSVDLSDFLSEDPKRKQKFINEIGKAFEEIGFVALSGHFLSEELVDTLYSEIKEFFDLPEDVKDGYQIEGIGGQRGYTSFGKEHAKGRKEGDLKEFWHFGQYVEDNDDLEKEYPANVMVKELPEFNKVGKETYKMLEKTARYVLRALALHLNLDEFYFDNYIKNGNSILRPIHYPPITSEPKNAVRAAAHGDINLITLLMGAHGKGLQVQNHDGEWVDAIARPDQLMINVGDMLSRLTNNKLLSTIHQVVNPPRELWGTSRYSVPFFMHPVSEMSLNCLDNCIDNEHPKLYTDITAGEFLHERLIDLGLIKK; encoded by the coding sequence ATGAGCTTAGTACCTAGTGTTGATTTGTCGGATTTTCTATCGGAAGACCCAAAAAGAAAACAAAAGTTTATTAATGAAATTGGAAAAGCCTTTGAAGAAATCGGATTTGTTGCTTTAAGCGGGCATTTTTTGTCTGAAGAATTAGTGGATACTTTATATAGTGAAATTAAAGAATTCTTCGATTTACCCGAGGATGTAAAAGACGGATACCAGATTGAAGGCATTGGTGGTCAGCGTGGTTATACCTCATTCGGCAAAGAACATGCTAAAGGAAGAAAAGAAGGCGATTTAAAAGAGTTTTGGCATTTTGGTCAATATGTTGAGGATAATGATGATCTTGAAAAAGAATACCCTGCCAATGTAATGGTTAAAGAGCTACCTGAATTTAATAAAGTAGGAAAGGAAACCTACAAAATGTTAGAGAAAACAGCGAGATATGTGTTACGCGCTTTAGCTTTACATTTAAATTTAGATGAGTTCTATTTTGATAATTATATTAAGAATGGTAATTCAATTTTACGTCCTATACATTACCCACCTATAACTTCTGAACCTAAAAATGCAGTAAGAGCTGCAGCGCATGGCGATATTAACTTAATTACTTTGTTAATGGGAGCTCATGGTAAAGGACTTCAGGTTCAAAACCACGATGGGGAATGGGTAGATGCTATTGCAAGACCTGACCAGCTAATGATCAACGTAGGTGATATGCTCAGCCGTTTAACCAACAACAAGTTATTGTCTACAATTCATCAGGTAGTGAACCCGCCAAGAGAATTATGGGGGACTTCAAGATATTCTGTGCCATTTTTTATGCATCCGGTGAGTGAAATGTCTTTAAATTGTTTAGACAATTGTATTGATAATGAACACCCTAAACTGTATACAGATATAACTGCAGGTGAATTTTTACATGAAAGATTAATCGATTTAGGATTAATCAAAAAATAG
- a CDS encoding DUF1835 domain-containing protein: MSSLLHITNGDVFTERLQKLNLDGDVITWREMLCEGQTLPNVGSETFWKARFEFLHKNYKVSKSWFIEKTLKEYRSLCNHKQQDHIVLWFEYDLFCQVNMLAVISWLLTHRKYAQISLVCSGKEDGTDKMYSLNELTDDQLLGLYKNKKVLTQDDTEYADYVWQLYCSNNPIRLENLTDFNDYQFDYLGDAVKSHLKRFPSINNGLNEMENTILQLAIDRKPKSKTEYIDVLLKNQGNLGFSNTQYDRALTRLKPLITSLNPVRISKKGKEILDGQTSYYSCIQDNDVYLGGALKYNFLYNTSTNRILKL; encoded by the coding sequence ATGAGTTCTCTCTTGCACATTACCAATGGAGATGTTTTCACCGAACGTCTTCAAAAATTAAACTTAGATGGCGACGTCATCACTTGGCGTGAAATGCTATGTGAAGGACAGACACTACCTAATGTTGGTTCAGAAACCTTTTGGAAAGCTCGTTTTGAGTTTCTCCATAAAAACTATAAAGTTTCAAAATCTTGGTTTATAGAAAAGACCCTTAAAGAATATAGGTCTCTTTGTAACCACAAACAACAAGATCATATCGTTCTTTGGTTCGAATATGATCTTTTTTGTCAGGTGAATATGCTTGCCGTTATTAGCTGGCTATTAACACACAGAAAATATGCTCAGATATCGCTAGTGTGCAGTGGCAAAGAAGATGGTACAGATAAAATGTACAGCCTTAATGAGCTTACTGATGACCAATTATTAGGTCTATACAAGAATAAAAAGGTATTAACACAAGATGATACCGAGTATGCTGATTATGTTTGGCAATTGTACTGCAGCAATAATCCTATTCGTTTAGAAAACCTTACCGATTTTAACGATTACCAATTCGATTATCTTGGTGATGCCGTAAAATCGCATCTAAAACGTTTTCCTAGTATTAACAACGGCTTAAATGAAATGGAAAATACCATCTTACAGCTTGCTATAGACAGGAAACCAAAATCTAAAACGGAATACATAGATGTATTACTTAAAAATCAAGGCAACTTAGGTTTTTCTAATACCCAGTATGATCGTGCTTTAACGAGGTTAAAACCATTAATAACTAGTTTAAACCCTGTGCGTATTTCTAAGAAAGGCAAAGAGATTTTAGATGGTCAAACCAGCTATTATTCTTGCATACAAGACAATGATGTGTATTTAGGAGGCGCTTTGAAGTACAATTTCCTTTATAATACTAGTACAAACCGAATTTTAAAATTATAG